The Aeromonas veronii genome includes the window GCAGGCGGGCAAGCCTAGCTGGGCGGCTTTTTCCTGCAACCTGGCCAACACCGCATGGTGTCCCTGATGAACCCCATCGAAGTTGCCTATGGTCAATACACAGCCCCGGTGACGGGGCTTGATATTGTGAATGCCGCGAATAAGCTCCATCAGTGCCTTGTGCGTTGCTGCCATGGAAATCGGCGGATTATATATCAGGCGGCCAGCAGGATCAGCCCTCATGGCCCGATTTCAGCAGCCAGGAGGCCATCACCCCGCCTTCCGCCAGGCTTGGCCTGATACAAGGCGCCTTAAAAGTCCTACTACTTATCCGATTTCAGGTGCCTTGGTCGAATGCCGAGCGCCAACAACACGATGCCGTAGAGGCCACCGCCTGCGCAGAGCAACAGGGTCAGCTCCAGGCTGGCCTTGCCCATGCTCCAGGCCCCCCACTGGGCGAGATCCGGTGACAGGTAGGCGAGCAGCCCTCCCATCAGCAGGGTCGCCGCCAGCAGTTTGAGGCAGAACACGCCGGTCTGGCGGGAAGGGCGATAGACGTTCTGGACATAGAGCCCCTTGAACAGCAGAGCCGCATTCAGGGTGCCGGAGCAGGCGGTGGCGAGCGCCAGCCCCACGTAGCCGAGGGGATAGATGAAGATGAGGTTGCACACCATGTTCGCCACCATGGCCATGATACCGATGCGCACCGGGGTCCTGGTGTCCTGGCGGGCGTAGTAACCGGGGGCCAGCACCTTGATCAGCATCAGGGAGAGCAACCCGGTGGTAGAGGCCAGCAGGCTGGCACTCGACATGCTCACTTCGTGCAGACCGAACTCCCCGCGCATGAACAGCACCCGCAAGATGGGCTCGCGCAGCACGGCGATCCCCACCATGGCGGGCAGGCCGAGCAGCATCACCATGCGTACCCCCCAGTCCATGGTGCGGGAGAAGTCCACCGGATCCGCATCCACGTGCTTCCTGGCGAGCGCCGGCAGGATCACCGTGCTGATGGCCACAGCGAACAGGCCGAGGGGAAACTCCAGTAGTCTGTCCGAGTAATAGAGGTAGCTGATGGCGCCGGTTGCCAGGAAGGAGGCGAGCATGGTGTTGATCAGCAGGTTGATCTGGCTGACCGAGACACCAAACAGCGCCGGGATCATCAGGGTGCGGATCTTGACCACCCCAGGGTGGTTCCAACCCCACTTGGGCCACACCAGCATGTTGATCTGGCGCAGGAAGGGGTACTGGAACAGGAACTGCACCAGGCCGCCGAGGAAGACACCGATGGCGAGCGAGATCTCCGGACGCTCCATCAAGGGGGCAATCCACCAGGCGGCCGCAATCATGGTGATGTTGAGAAACACCGGCGTGAACGAGGAGACGGCAAAGCGACCGAAGGTGTTGAGAATGGCCCCCGCCATGGCGGTGAAGGTGATGAACCAGAGATAGGGGAAGGTGATCTTGAGCATCAGGCTCGCGAGTTCGAACTTCTCCGCCGCCGGTCCGCCGTGCAGCCAGTCCCAGAACCAGCCCCAGCCAAACAGGGCCGTCAGCACCCCGGAGCCCAGCACCCCGAGCAGGGTCACTATAGTGACAATGCCGCCGAGTGTCCCCGCGACCGCGGCCAGCAACTCGCGCACAGCCTGCTCGTCACCGTTTTTCTTGTACTCCGTCATCACCGGCACAAAGGCCTGATTGAAAGCCCCTTCGGCAAACAGCCGACGCAAGAAGTTGGGAATGCGATTGGCGAAGAAGAAGACGTCTGCGGCAACCCCGGCACCGAGCAGATTGGCGATGACCACGTCACGCACCAAGCCCATCACACGGGACGCCAGCGTCATTCCGGACACTATCATGCCGGATTTGATCAATTTCTTACTCAAGACGAGGCCTCTGGAACTGTCGGAAAGAAAAGAATGCTGGTAGAATCGGCCGACAGTTTAACCGTCTCCCATCTGACACACCACCGGGGGGCGGTGTTTATTTGCACAAATCATTTGACAATATGTGGTTGGGAAGGCATATTTCCGGGCCTTTTCAATACACTCGCTAAGACAGTTTTAGGAGTTTTACCTTGGCTAACATCAAATCTGCTAAGAAGCGTGCTCTTCAGTCAGAGAAACGTCGTCAGCACAACGCCAGCCGTCGTTCCATGACCCGTACCTACCTGAAGAAAGTGATCGCTGCCATCGCCTCTGGCGACAAGGCTGCCGCCACTGCCGCTTTCGCTGTTGCTCAGCCGATCATGGATCGTATGGCGACCAAAGGCCTGATCCACAAGAACAAAGCTGCTCGTCACAAGAGCCGCCTGTCTGCCCAGATCAAAGCTATGGCTTAATCAGCTTCGGCTGCATAAAGCTAAAAAAACCGGCCTTATGGCCGGTTTTTTATTTGGGCTCGCTGCAATACAACTCGTGCAACAAGCCGATCAGCGCACGCACCTCGTGACTGCGCAGAGAGTAATAGACCGTCTGGGCCGCCTTTCGTGTCGCCACCAGCTCGTCGCGCCGCAGCACCGCCAGATGCTGTGACAGGGCCGACTGGCTCAGTCCGAGCCGCTCGTTCAACTCCCCCACCGACAGTTCCCGCTCCAGCAGCTGACACAGAATGAACAGACGCCGCTCATTGGCCAGCGCCTTGAGCAGGGCCACCGCACGACCGGCATTCGCCGCCATCGCCTCCAGTTGCATTCCGGCCTCTCCCTTCACGGCCTGCCTATGCTCTTGCGCCATGTCAGAACGACAGGCTCGCCGGCTGGATGGTGGAAAGATTCTCTTCTCCGGCAAACAGGAAGGAGAAATCACTCTCGCACACCCGTTTGACAGCAGGATGCTGGATCATCCGCTCGGCAAAGATGACGTAATACTCCTCCATCAGATCCTGGGTCTCCCCCAGCAGTATCACCTCCTCCCCCTCCAGGATCTCCTCCCGATAGATGGTCGGCGCCATGAAGATGCCCTGGTTGAAGAAGCCGAACGCCTTCATCAGGGCCGCGTCATCGAACTCACCCAGGATGCTGGGGGAGATCCCCTGCTGCTCGAACCACTGGGTCAGCTGGCGGCCCATGGCGGTACGCCGGCCCGGGATGAGCAACTTGCGCTCCTCCAGACAGGCGGGGAAGCCTTTCTCCGGCAGGGGAGCCTTGCAGAAGAAGCTGACCCCGCAGCCACCGAGGCGCTTGGAGAGCAGCCCCGCGTGCTGGCTGGAGTCCACCGGGCAGTCGGAGAGGATCATGTCGAGCTTGTGCTCACTCAGCTGTTCCAGCAGCAATTCGTGGGTCGATTCGAAGCAGCGCAGGTGGATGGAGCCATCGTTCGGGATGACGGAGAGCAGCACCCGGCTGGCGAGTCGTTTGGAGAGGGCGTCGGCGATGCCGACGTCGAACAGGATCTGGCTCTCCTTGCGGTAGTTGACGATATCCAGCATCTCGTAGGAGAGGCTGAACATCTTGTCGGCGTAGCGAAAGACCAGCTGGCCCAGCTCGGTGGCCTCGAGGGAGCGGCCCTTGCGGATCAGTAGCTTGCCGCCGAGACGCTGCTCCAGCAGCTTGATCTGGCCGGTGACGGTCTGGGGGGTAAGAAAAAGGGCTTCCGCCGCTTGTGTGACGGAGCCCTTCTTCTGTGTCATCCAAAAATAATAGAGATGGTTGTAGTTAAGGTGTGACATCCGATGGGGTTCCCGCGGCAGGCGGGCTCCGGTAGCAGCTGAGTTCAACTGCCAGAATGTCATACATGTCGCTGACCGAGTCAACCTTGTTCGCGCCAAACTGCCGCTGCAGGCTGAGCTTGAGGGCCGCCGGGCTCGGCATCCGCTCACCGCAATAGCGCTTATTGGACTTCTTGACCCTCTCCCCGGCCCGGCTGCTCAGGGCCCGCTCGCTGAAAGTCTCGCCAAACTGGGCCTTGGCCTGCTTGTCCCCCAGCATCAGGGCGCTGTCGACCACTCCGTTCAGATAGGCCGAACAACTGGCTGATGTGGCATCCTGCTGACAATCCGCCAGACTGCTTGCCCAGAGCGCCGGGCTCACCAGCAGGGCCAACCATACTGTTTTTTTCATAACCCCTCCGTGCTCTGATCCGCCTCCCGATTGGGAAGGGATATCCGCAGGGCGAGATAACCGACCACGGCCGCCAGGGTGGACCCGACCAAGATCCCGAGGCGAGAGAAGCTACCGTAGTCCAATCCGCCATGCTCGAATGCCAGCGACGCGATAAACATCGACATGGTGAAGCCAATGCCACACAAGATGCTGACAGCAAAGATTTGCTTGAAATTAACCCCGCTTGGCAACTGGGCGACCCCCAGCTTCACCGCCAGCCAGCTGATGGTGAAGATCCCGAGCGGCTTGCCGACGAACAGGCCCAGCATGATGCCGAGCGGCACCGGGCTCAGCAGGGAGGAGAGTCCAATCCCGTCCAGCGACACCCCGGCGTTGGCAAAGGCAAACAGCGGCAGGATGAGATAGGCGCTCCAGGGATGCAGCGCGTGCTCCAGATGCTTGAGGGGGGAGGCGTAGCGCTTGCCGTTGAGCGGGATCATGAAGCCCACGATGACACCCGCCAGGGTCGCATGGACGCCGGACTTGAGCACCGCCACCCAGAGCACCAGACCGACCAGCATGTAGAGCGCGATCCTGTCTTCCCCACGCCGGTTCATCCACAGCAGGGTCAGGGTCGCCAGGACACCGACCGCCAGCGCGCCCAGAGAGAGCTGCTGGGTGTAGAAGAGGGCGATGATGATGATGACGCCGAGGTCATCCATGATGGCCAGCGCCAGCAGGAACACCTTGAGGCTGGTCGGCACCCGCTTGCCAAGCAGCGCCATCACCCCGAGGGCGAAAGCGATGTCGGTGGCCGCCGGGATGGCCCAGCCGGCGCGGGTCACTTCATCGTGGTAGTTGAAGAAGGCGTAGATGAGCGCAGGAGCCAGCATGCCCCCCACGGCGGCAATGGCCGGGAAGGTCGCCTGCACCCGGGAAGAGAGTGCCCCCTCCATCAGCTCCCGCTTGACCTCGAGGCCAACCAGCAGGAAGAAGAGCGCCATGAAGCCGTCGTTGATCCAGAGCAGCAGCGGCTTGTCGATGTCGAGCGCCGCGATGCGCACCTGCACCGGCGTATTGAGGAAACTCTGGTAATACTCCGCCAACCCCGAGTTGGCCAGAGCGATGGCCAGCAGTGCGGCCAGGATCAGGATGATGCCGGAGGCAGACTCCAGCTTGAGAAAGCGCTTGAATACATCACTCATGGTCTGACTATCCATTATTTTGCATTTTTTTCAGTCTAGAGCCGGCACGGTATAATGAAAAATCGTTTCTAATTGCCACAAACAACGGAAAAACCGAAGGCAAAGCCTCCATTGTCTGCTATAAGCACCCTTTTACTCCCTTTTCATCCTCCGTCACCATTCAGTTTTTCGCATAAATATATGGATGGCGACACAATAAAAAAGGCGCCGTCAGGCGCCTTTCAGGTCGATGCGATTCCAGCGGGGATGACGCCATCCGGGCGCCTTCAGCCAGGGTCAGATGGCCACGGGGGCCTTGATGCCGGGATGGGGGTCGTAACCCAGGATCTCGAAATCCTCGAAGCGATAGTCGAAGATCGAAGCCGGTTTGCGCTTGATCGCCAGGGTCGGCAACGGACGCGGTTCGCGGCTGAGTTGCAGTGCAGTCTGCTCCATGTGATTGGAATAAAGATGCACATCCCCCCCGGTCCAGACGAAGTCCCCCACCTCGAGATCGCACTGCTGGGCCATCATGTGGGTCAGCAAGGCATAGCTCGCGATGTTGAACGGCAGACCGAGGAAGACGTCACAGCTGCGCTGGTAGAGCTGG containing:
- the murJ gene encoding murein biosynthesis integral membrane protein MurJ gives rise to the protein MSKKLIKSGMIVSGMTLASRVMGLVRDVVIANLLGAGVAADVFFFANRIPNFLRRLFAEGAFNQAFVPVMTEYKKNGDEQAVRELLAAVAGTLGGIVTIVTLLGVLGSGVLTALFGWGWFWDWLHGGPAAEKFELASLMLKITFPYLWFITFTAMAGAILNTFGRFAVSSFTPVFLNITMIAAAWWIAPLMERPEISLAIGVFLGGLVQFLFQYPFLRQINMLVWPKWGWNHPGVVKIRTLMIPALFGVSVSQINLLINTMLASFLATGAISYLYYSDRLLEFPLGLFAVAISTVILPALARKHVDADPVDFSRTMDWGVRMVMLLGLPAMVGIAVLREPILRVLFMRGEFGLHEVSMSSASLLASTTGLLSLMLIKVLAPGYYARQDTRTPVRIGIMAMVANMVCNLIFIYPLGYVGLALATACSGTLNAALLFKGLYVQNVYRPSRQTGVFCLKLLAATLLMGGLLAYLSPDLAQWGAWSMGKASLELTLLLCAGGGLYGIVLLALGIRPRHLKSDK
- the rpsT gene encoding 30S ribosomal protein S20: MANIKSAKKRALQSEKRRQHNASRRSMTRTYLKKVIAAIASGDKAAATAAFAVAQPIMDRMATKGLIHKNKAARHKSRLSAQIKAMA
- a CDS encoding ArsR/SmtB family transcription factor, with protein sequence MQLEAMAANAGRAVALLKALANERRLFILCQLLERELSVGELNERLGLSQSALSQHLAVLRRDELVATRKAAQTVYYSLRSHEVRALIGLLHELYCSEPK
- the nhaR gene encoding transcriptional activator NhaR gives rise to the protein MSHLNYNHLYYFWMTQKKGSVTQAAEALFLTPQTVTGQIKLLEQRLGGKLLIRKGRSLEATELGQLVFRYADKMFSLSYEMLDIVNYRKESQILFDVGIADALSKRLASRVLLSVIPNDGSIHLRCFESTHELLLEQLSEHKLDMILSDCPVDSSQHAGLLSKRLGGCGVSFFCKAPLPEKGFPACLEERKLLIPGRRTAMGRQLTQWFEQQGISPSILGEFDDAALMKAFGFFNQGIFMAPTIYREEILEGEEVILLGETQDLMEEYYVIFAERMIQHPAVKRVCESDFSFLFAGEENLSTIQPASLSF
- the nhaA gene encoding Na+/H+ antiporter NhaA → MSDVFKRFLKLESASGIILILAALLAIALANSGLAEYYQSFLNTPVQVRIAALDIDKPLLLWINDGFMALFFLLVGLEVKRELMEGALSSRVQATFPAIAAVGGMLAPALIYAFFNYHDEVTRAGWAIPAATDIAFALGVMALLGKRVPTSLKVFLLALAIMDDLGVIIIIALFYTQQLSLGALAVGVLATLTLLWMNRRGEDRIALYMLVGLVLWVAVLKSGVHATLAGVIVGFMIPLNGKRYASPLKHLEHALHPWSAYLILPLFAFANAGVSLDGIGLSSLLSPVPLGIMLGLFVGKPLGIFTISWLAVKLGVAQLPSGVNFKQIFAVSILCGIGFTMSMFIASLAFEHGGLDYGSFSRLGILVGSTLAAVVGYLALRISLPNREADQSTEGL